A region from the Sphingopyxis lindanitolerans genome encodes:
- a CDS encoding DUF4170 domain-containing protein, producing the protein MSKLHLVFGGRVSDPQGLDFVDLNALDVVGLFPDYKSAEKAWRSAAQRTVDDAEMKYVVVHLHKLLQPDAE; encoded by the coding sequence ATGAGCAAATTGCACCTCGTGTTCGGCGGGCGCGTCAGCGATCCGCAGGGCCTCGACTTCGTCGATTTGAACGCGCTCGACGTCGTCGGCCTGTTCCCCGATTACAAATCGGCCGAAAAGGCCTGGCGCAGCGCCGCACAGCGCACCGTTGACGATGCCGAAATGAAATATGTCGTCGTCCACCTGCATAAATTATTGCAGCCGGACGCGGAATAA
- a CDS encoding phage holin family protein: MPPSSPPLAPEPRRFDGVSHGYAPDGRPVAPPPVPLEKIVDDVIDNLSATAKAELALLEARGELALHGATWTAAWGVIAACALGVAMLALAFGAILALAPHVGPLLATLIVVAVLLLLAAAAGWRAQRSYGDIRTALRRDLTNEGSDD; the protein is encoded by the coding sequence GCGCCCGAACCGCGCCGCTTCGATGGCGTGAGCCACGGCTATGCGCCCGACGGGCGTCCGGTCGCGCCGCCGCCGGTGCCGCTCGAAAAGATCGTCGACGACGTCATCGACAATCTGTCGGCCACCGCGAAGGCCGAACTGGCGCTGCTCGAAGCGCGCGGCGAACTGGCCCTGCATGGCGCGACGTGGACCGCGGCGTGGGGCGTGATTGCCGCTTGCGCGCTGGGGGTTGCGATGCTCGCGCTGGCGTTCGGGGCGATCCTTGCGCTTGCTCCGCACGTCGGCCCTCTGCTGGCGACCTTGATCGTCGTCGCCGTGCTGCTCCTCCTGGCCGCCGCCGCCGGGTGGCGCGCGCAGCGCAGCTATGGCGACATCCGCACCGCGCTCCGCCGCGACCTGACGAACGAAGGGAGCGACGACTGA
- a CDS encoding ETC complex I subunit, with product MKARIFQKPKNAMQSGRAGTQHWTLEFAPAEARKADPLMGWAGSGDTRRQIRLGFATRDEAVAYVEKNGIEVEITPTPVRTLKIQAYADNFR from the coding sequence ATGAAAGCGCGTATCTTCCAGAAACCCAAGAATGCGATGCAGTCGGGACGGGCCGGCACGCAGCACTGGACGCTGGAATTCGCCCCCGCCGAGGCGCGCAAGGCCGACCCGCTGATGGGCTGGGCGGGTAGCGGCGACACCCGGCGCCAGATCCGCCTGGGCTTTGCCACCCGCGACGAGGCGGTCGCCTATGTCGAGAAGAACGGCATCGAGGTCGAGATTACGCCGACACCGGTGCGGACGCTGAAGATTCAGGCCTACGCCGACAATTTCCGGTAA